One genomic window of Misgurnus anguillicaudatus chromosome 12, ASM2758022v2, whole genome shotgun sequence includes the following:
- the map6a gene encoding microtubule-associated protein 6 homolog isoform X3, translating to MAWPCISRACCMARFWNQMDKADFAVPLVFTKYSDVSEMQHLHLQQPAQKQVAIETQPFQHDHDAVIKAPPAKEEIISGSVMRQDFKHWKVRPEPSCKPRNEYQCPEVPFNNETQYQKDYKPWPIPKKGDHPWIPKPSPTISMRNDRIPDRSKYTNVEMDSGVEKSEIADKVQEKEILSSGRKKKQDKKVTVVSENKPGVKLEGEATTEGKGRAAVDALNRQIKQEVTSGSSYRTEFQAYTDVKPVKLVRSKSQYQPPDRKTLETSYSSTYRGYQSKPEPDDNKAVDRRRIRSLYHEPYRESSNVERTPSLPRSKPKKSTSTSATPGKPLKKSKEKQATSLRGSKKKTSENQSESRPTQADKEKMNLSLASDESAIIIPRVPLEENHWWNDQNHGAGE from the exons ATGGCATGGCCCTGTATCTCCAGAGCCTGCTGTATGGCTCGGTTTTGGAACCAGATGGACAAGGCCGACTTTGCGGTGCCTCTGGTTTTTACCAAGTACTCGGACGTGTCCGAAATGCAGCATCTTCACCTGCAGCAGCCCGCGCAAAAGCAGGTCGCCATAGAAACGCAGCCGTTTCAACACGATCACGACGCGGTGATCAAAGCACCTCCGGCCAAGGAGGAGATCATCTCCGGATCTGTGATGCGCCAGGACTTCAAACACTGGAAAGTTCGTCCCGAACCGAGCTGCAAGCCCAGGAACGAGTACCAATGTCCAGAGGTCCCTTTTAACAACGAGACCCAGTATCAAAAGGACTACAAACCCTGGCCTATCCCTAAAAAGGGAGACCATCCATGGATTCCCAAACCCAGTCCGACCATCTCCATGCGCAATGACCGAATCCCTGACAGATCCAAATACACCAATGTGGAAATGGACAGTGGGGTGGAAAAAAGTGAGATTGCAGACAAAGTGCAGGAGAAGGAGATCCTGTCTAGTGGAAGAAAAAAGAAGCAGGATAAGAAAGTCACTGTGGTTTCTGAAAACAAACCTGGAGTGAAGTTGGAAGGGGAAGCCACCACAGAGGGGAAAGGGAGGGCAGCAGTTGATGCCCTTAACCGACAGATCAAACAGGAAGTTACGTCCGGAAGCTCATACAG GACTGAGTTTCAAGCCTACACAGATGTGAAACCCGTGAAGCTTGTCAGGTCCAAGTCCCAGTATCAGCCTCCTGATAGGAAGACTCTGGAAACCAGCTACAGCTCCACCTACAGGGGATATCAGTCCAAACCGGAGCCGGATGACAACAAGGCCGTGGACCGAAGAAGGATACGCTCACTGTACCATGAACCTTACAGAGAGTCCAGTAAT GTGGAGAGAACTCCAAGTCTTCCTCGCTCCAAACCCAAAAAGAGCACTTCCACATCGGCCACGCCTGGCAAACCGTTAAAGAAGTCCAAGGAGAAGCAGGCAACGTCATTGCGTGGTTCGAAGAAGAAGACTTCCGAGAACCAGTCGGAGAGCAGACCGACGCAGGCCGACAAGGAGAAAA
- the map6a gene encoding microtubule-associated protein 6 homolog isoform X5: MAWPCISRACCMARFWNQMDKADFAVPLVFTKYSDVSEMQHLHLQQPAQKQVAIETQPFQHDHDAVIKAPPAKEEIISGSVMRQDFKHWKVRPEPSCKPRNEYQCPEVPFNNETQYQKDYKPWPIPKKGDHPWIPKPSPTISMRNDRIPDRSKYTNVEMDSGVEKSEIADKVQEKEILSSGRKKKQDKKVTVVSENKPGVKLEGEATTEGKGRAAVDALNRQIKQEVTSGSSYRTEFQAYTDVKPVKLVRSKSQYQPPDRKTLETSYSSTYRGYQSKPEPDDNKAVDRRRIRSLYHEPYRESSNVERTPSLPRSKPKKSTSTSATPGKPLKKSKEKQATSLRGSKKKTSENQSESRPTQADKEKRLC, encoded by the exons ATGGCATGGCCCTGTATCTCCAGAGCCTGCTGTATGGCTCGGTTTTGGAACCAGATGGACAAGGCCGACTTTGCGGTGCCTCTGGTTTTTACCAAGTACTCGGACGTGTCCGAAATGCAGCATCTTCACCTGCAGCAGCCCGCGCAAAAGCAGGTCGCCATAGAAACGCAGCCGTTTCAACACGATCACGACGCGGTGATCAAAGCACCTCCGGCCAAGGAGGAGATCATCTCCGGATCTGTGATGCGCCAGGACTTCAAACACTGGAAAGTTCGTCCCGAACCGAGCTGCAAGCCCAGGAACGAGTACCAATGTCCAGAGGTCCCTTTTAACAACGAGACCCAGTATCAAAAGGACTACAAACCCTGGCCTATCCCTAAAAAGGGAGACCATCCATGGATTCCCAAACCCAGTCCGACCATCTCCATGCGCAATGACCGAATCCCTGACAGATCCAAATACACCAATGTGGAAATGGACAGTGGGGTGGAAAAAAGTGAGATTGCAGACAAAGTGCAGGAGAAGGAGATCCTGTCTAGTGGAAGAAAAAAGAAGCAGGATAAGAAAGTCACTGTGGTTTCTGAAAACAAACCTGGAGTGAAGTTGGAAGGGGAAGCCACCACAGAGGGGAAAGGGAGGGCAGCAGTTGATGCCCTTAACCGACAGATCAAACAGGAAGTTACGTCCGGAAGCTCATACAG GACTGAGTTTCAAGCCTACACAGATGTGAAACCCGTGAAGCTTGTCAGGTCCAAGTCCCAGTATCAGCCTCCTGATAGGAAGACTCTGGAAACCAGCTACAGCTCCACCTACAGGGGATATCAGTCCAAACCGGAGCCGGATGACAACAAGGCCGTGGACCGAAGAAGGATACGCTCACTGTACCATGAACCTTACAGAGAGTCCAGTAAT GTGGAGAGAACTCCAAGTCTTCCTCGCTCCAAACCCAAAAAGAGCACTTCCACATCGGCCACGCCTGGCAAACCGTTAAAGAAGTCCAAGGAGAAGCAGGCAACGTCATTGCGTGGTTCGAAGAAGAAGACTTCCGAGAACCAGTCGGAGAGCAGACCGACGCAGGCCGACAAGGAGAAAA
- the map6a gene encoding microtubule-associated protein 6 homolog isoform X4 yields the protein MAWPCISRACCMARFWNQMDKADFAVPLVFTKYSDVSEMQHLHLQQPAQKQVAIETQPFQHDHDAVIKAPPAKEEIISGSVMRQDFKHWKVRPEPSCKPRNEYQCPEVPFNNETQYQKDYKPWPIPKKGDHPWIPKPSPTISMRNDRIPDRSKYTNVEMDSGVEKSEIADKVQEKEILSSGRKKKQDKKVTVVSENKPGVKLEGEATTEGKGRAAVDALNRQIKQEVTSGSSYRTEFQAYTDVKPVKLVRSKSQYQPPDRKTLETSYSSTYRGYQSKPEPDDNKAVDRRRIRSLYHEPYRESSNVERTPSLPRSKPKKSTSTSATPGKPLKKSKEKQATSLRGSKKKTSENQSESRPTQADKEKSKETNNKLAEAKDHSLILSEDVF from the exons ATGGCATGGCCCTGTATCTCCAGAGCCTGCTGTATGGCTCGGTTTTGGAACCAGATGGACAAGGCCGACTTTGCGGTGCCTCTGGTTTTTACCAAGTACTCGGACGTGTCCGAAATGCAGCATCTTCACCTGCAGCAGCCCGCGCAAAAGCAGGTCGCCATAGAAACGCAGCCGTTTCAACACGATCACGACGCGGTGATCAAAGCACCTCCGGCCAAGGAGGAGATCATCTCCGGATCTGTGATGCGCCAGGACTTCAAACACTGGAAAGTTCGTCCCGAACCGAGCTGCAAGCCCAGGAACGAGTACCAATGTCCAGAGGTCCCTTTTAACAACGAGACCCAGTATCAAAAGGACTACAAACCCTGGCCTATCCCTAAAAAGGGAGACCATCCATGGATTCCCAAACCCAGTCCGACCATCTCCATGCGCAATGACCGAATCCCTGACAGATCCAAATACACCAATGTGGAAATGGACAGTGGGGTGGAAAAAAGTGAGATTGCAGACAAAGTGCAGGAGAAGGAGATCCTGTCTAGTGGAAGAAAAAAGAAGCAGGATAAGAAAGTCACTGTGGTTTCTGAAAACAAACCTGGAGTGAAGTTGGAAGGGGAAGCCACCACAGAGGGGAAAGGGAGGGCAGCAGTTGATGCCCTTAACCGACAGATCAAACAGGAAGTTACGTCCGGAAGCTCATACAG GACTGAGTTTCAAGCCTACACAGATGTGAAACCCGTGAAGCTTGTCAGGTCCAAGTCCCAGTATCAGCCTCCTGATAGGAAGACTCTGGAAACCAGCTACAGCTCCACCTACAGGGGATATCAGTCCAAACCGGAGCCGGATGACAACAAGGCCGTGGACCGAAGAAGGATACGCTCACTGTACCATGAACCTTACAGAGAGTCCAGTAAT GTGGAGAGAACTCCAAGTCTTCCTCGCTCCAAACCCAAAAAGAGCACTTCCACATCGGCCACGCCTGGCAAACCGTTAAAGAAGTCCAAGGAGAAGCAGGCAACGTCATTGCGTGGTTCGAAGAAGAAGACTTCCGAGAACCAGTCGGAGAGCAGACCGACGCAGGCCGACAAGGAGAAAAGTAAAGAGACCAACAACAAACTGGCTGAGGCGAAAGA